In Acaryochloris marina S15, a single genomic region encodes these proteins:
- a CDS encoding C39 family peptidase: protein MKTSVELSQSVFDRLFALMEQGFYLQAYELCQSVDLLATRQDTATQILAGRLVGYLGAPRQRAAVLLRAWRQNPTDPDALYYYISTRLWRQGPLAAYRLIQKYQPQFERFTPDQQAHWLGLKAQVVLEFRDFDRTDAYLQEAETLAPDDPWITLLRSRLLEQEDNYPEALAMTQQALAQRPWYRPAVLTAAHLHTLLSQDDQALHLLQQATTQLESGELWAQLAALQLELGQYAQAQHSYQQYEQACPLLEKAGQARLWSAQADIAYQMADFNHAHHLAQKLAEYPYYQSLAQRLLDLPEGKRVILPVGFVRQHHMTCAPATLTTLCAYWGISVDHHQIVDSICYNGTSSYSERDWASQQGWAVCEFTVTWDSIIQLIDAGVPFTLSTVEATSAHLQAVIGYDSRLQTLMIRDPYHRGIVEPWAEEFLERYRASGPRGMVILPAKKAGLLETLELPDSRLYDQLHDLQAALLKHDRSTASDWSQRMNGVAPHHRLALQAQFELAYYDSDQASGLTVIEQMLEQFPAAPQLMLQKLQYLQELASRQDCLDWLAHMIEQDQFHPIFWTRLAKLFSDDAKASESAIGLLLRSIGAMPTEAYNYFLLANLYWSQRQFDLALDLYRFAACLEDKEQTYGHSYFLAARGCRQTSVALQLLQQRWHRDQKQSTRPVYALAIAYDHLDRPSEAIEVLEQTQAWHPDDGDLLLYRAKYLGEHGQFAQAHTLLDEAKAKTAHSHWLSTAAKLAQFEYKPDKALDLWQQLVTADPLDIEANRAVSQLLAEQEGVTAAREFLAATCSTFPDHAGLHHLWYEQVQEGDPIVAEQVLQRLVEINPKDAWSWRQIAWQLGRQQQLEAAFETCETAQHLDPHSTAYFTIYGCLCILAKDMPTAKTAFKEAIQRSVDSSRAISELMDICQSIEEQKDVLDFIFQEFQQQVITGDSLFTFYQYARTVLTPADFDQRIQEVHAARPDLWQAWTVRSRQLLSSDRTTEALAIAGEAAERFPLLPRVWVDLAIVHRTRKDDEAEEQALQTALRINPGWDSAIQQLADLYDRTDALDKCKALLETALMHSPLEAYLHGYLADALWKLDGQETALQHLQKALRLDSNYDWGWNKLREWAQALERLHLTADLARELTVTRSGEAQSWLRLAEHLAEEDTLDERLAAVDQAIELNPCYWDAYDLKARVLAAAERFEDAIATCTPTQLDDDLPVSLAARAAWIKYQQGKFDEAIQDMQAVVAKDPGYYAGWYTLADWYRQQNNLEGYLTAAQQLVRLAPKDAISWGYQGDAKHKTGDRLGAKADFRKAFELDPEYSFAGLSLFDLELEGLETESAAKTLAQLREQDNDEFVLARTVQLAARQNDLSTATQTLEKLCLYPCDSEWPLNTAVETMIAANWTTQAQTILFDAFPQPKVYPQVGHHWVYCCVKLKQQKFCQKQLRKFHPENPVQRQALITYIRILSYRNSSAPLMKFLRANRDVLRSHTETWGIVGYALSERKEHKINLKWLSDWKNRSEVQPWMLLNLVQSFQATKDPANAIPVSQYALTLPDDDGTPVHRLWLAYAASYEGQTAKASQYLQDINPQYLEKEYLFLQYLVKANLAIDCQELPRHQRMEQAKLHVQQAMAVHPEFRSRFYWQHVFSNSVWRIAKRRQSISGYIWALSQSIPPDIFWAIIYLLGTFFFLILKIMNP, encoded by the coding sequence ATGAAAACATCGGTAGAACTCTCCCAGTCTGTCTTTGATCGTCTATTTGCCTTAATGGAGCAAGGGTTCTATCTCCAGGCCTATGAATTATGCCAATCCGTTGACCTGCTCGCGACCCGGCAAGACACAGCGACCCAAATTTTGGCAGGCCGACTAGTCGGGTATCTGGGGGCACCCCGACAGCGAGCTGCTGTATTACTTCGAGCCTGGCGACAGAATCCTACCGATCCAGACGCCTTGTATTACTACATCAGTACAAGGCTTTGGCGGCAGGGTCCCTTAGCTGCCTATCGTCTAATCCAAAAGTACCAACCGCAGTTTGAGCGCTTCACACCGGACCAACAAGCCCATTGGCTGGGGTTAAAAGCCCAGGTGGTTTTAGAATTCCGAGACTTTGATCGAACGGATGCCTATCTCCAAGAGGCAGAAACCCTAGCCCCAGACGATCCTTGGATCACCCTTCTCCGGTCTCGTCTGTTGGAGCAAGAAGATAACTATCCAGAGGCCTTGGCCATGACCCAACAGGCCTTGGCACAGCGCCCCTGGTATCGCCCTGCTGTATTGACAGCAGCCCATTTACATACCCTCTTAAGCCAAGATGACCAGGCACTGCACCTACTGCAGCAGGCCACTACTCAGCTCGAAAGTGGTGAGCTTTGGGCCCAATTGGCTGCACTTCAACTGGAGTTAGGGCAGTATGCCCAGGCTCAACACAGTTATCAGCAATATGAACAAGCCTGCCCACTCCTAGAGAAGGCAGGGCAAGCCCGACTGTGGTCCGCCCAAGCTGACATTGCTTATCAGATGGCGGATTTTAATCACGCCCATCACTTGGCTCAGAAATTGGCGGAGTATCCCTACTACCAGTCCTTAGCCCAACGCTTGCTGGATTTACCCGAGGGGAAACGGGTGATTTTGCCCGTCGGTTTTGTGCGCCAACACCACATGACTTGTGCCCCCGCCACATTGACCACCCTTTGTGCCTATTGGGGCATCTCGGTGGATCACCATCAGATTGTGGACAGCATCTGCTACAACGGTACGTCTAGCTATAGTGAGCGGGACTGGGCCAGTCAACAAGGATGGGCGGTCTGCGAATTTACGGTTACCTGGGACAGCATTATCCAGCTGATTGATGCAGGCGTTCCTTTTACCCTCAGTACCGTTGAAGCCACATCAGCCCACTTACAGGCCGTGATTGGTTATGACAGCCGATTGCAAACCCTCATGATTCGTGACCCTTACCACCGGGGTATTGTTGAACCCTGGGCGGAGGAGTTTCTAGAGCGGTATCGGGCATCCGGTCCCCGAGGCATGGTCATTCTTCCTGCTAAGAAAGCGGGACTACTAGAAACCCTAGAACTTCCTGACAGCCGTCTTTACGATCAGCTCCACGATCTACAAGCAGCGCTGCTCAAACATGATCGCTCCACAGCCAGTGACTGGAGCCAACGGATGAATGGGGTCGCTCCTCACCATCGCCTTGCCCTCCAGGCTCAGTTCGAGCTGGCTTACTATGATTCTGACCAAGCCAGTGGTTTGACCGTCATAGAACAAATGCTGGAGCAGTTTCCTGCTGCCCCACAGCTAATGTTGCAGAAACTTCAATACTTACAGGAACTGGCCAGCCGCCAAGATTGCCTCGATTGGCTCGCCCATATGATTGAGCAGGACCAGTTCCATCCCATTTTTTGGACTCGGCTAGCCAAACTCTTCAGTGACGATGCCAAGGCGAGTGAATCAGCCATTGGTCTGCTGCTGCGGTCTATCGGTGCAATGCCGACGGAAGCCTATAACTACTTTTTATTGGCTAACCTGTATTGGTCACAACGCCAGTTTGACCTAGCCCTGGACTTATATCGGTTTGCAGCCTGTCTAGAAGATAAGGAGCAAACCTATGGCCACAGCTATTTTCTGGCAGCTCGGGGCTGTCGACAAACGTCTGTGGCCTTACAGCTCTTACAACAACGGTGGCACCGGGACCAAAAGCAGTCGACCCGTCCTGTTTATGCTTTGGCTATCGCCTATGACCATTTAGATCGCCCGTCCGAAGCCATAGAGGTTTTGGAACAAACCCAAGCCTGGCACCCGGACGATGGCGATTTACTGTTATATCGGGCCAAGTACCTGGGCGAGCATGGTCAGTTTGCCCAAGCCCATACCCTGCTAGACGAGGCCAAAGCCAAAACAGCCCATAGTCATTGGTTAAGTACGGCTGCCAAACTCGCGCAGTTTGAATACAAGCCTGACAAAGCCCTCGACCTATGGCAACAGCTCGTCACAGCCGATCCTTTGGATATCGAGGCGAATCGCGCTGTCAGTCAACTGTTAGCAGAACAGGAAGGAGTCACTGCCGCCCGTGAGTTTTTAGCAGCCACCTGCAGCACCTTCCCTGACCATGCCGGGTTACATCACCTCTGGTATGAACAGGTGCAAGAGGGAGATCCGATCGTCGCAGAACAGGTGCTGCAACGACTGGTGGAGATTAACCCTAAAGACGCTTGGTCCTGGCGACAGATTGCCTGGCAATTGGGTCGACAACAGCAGCTAGAGGCAGCATTTGAAACCTGCGAAACCGCTCAGCACCTAGATCCTCACAGCACGGCCTATTTCACCATCTATGGGTGTCTCTGCATTTTGGCAAAAGACATGCCCACCGCTAAGACCGCGTTTAAAGAGGCGATTCAACGGTCTGTAGACTCTAGCCGAGCCATCTCAGAACTGATGGATATTTGCCAGTCCATAGAAGAACAAAAAGACGTTCTCGACTTTATCTTTCAAGAGTTTCAGCAACAGGTGATTACGGGGGATAGCCTGTTCACCTTTTATCAATACGCTCGCACTGTCTTGACGCCCGCAGACTTTGATCAACGCATACAAGAAGTTCATGCCGCTCGGCCCGATTTATGGCAGGCCTGGACCGTCAGGAGTCGGCAGCTCCTCAGCAGCGACCGAACAACGGAAGCCTTGGCAATTGCAGGGGAAGCAGCGGAGCGCTTTCCCCTCTTACCCAGAGTTTGGGTGGATTTAGCGATCGTGCATCGTACCCGCAAGGATGATGAGGCAGAAGAACAAGCCCTGCAAACCGCTTTACGAATTAATCCCGGGTGGGACAGCGCCATTCAACAGTTGGCGGATCTTTATGACCGCACTGATGCTCTAGACAAATGCAAAGCCCTGTTAGAAACAGCCCTGATGCATTCACCCCTGGAGGCCTATCTTCATGGCTATCTTGCAGATGCACTGTGGAAACTGGATGGCCAAGAGACCGCACTGCAGCACTTACAGAAGGCCCTTCGCCTTGATTCTAACTATGACTGGGGATGGAACAAGTTAAGAGAATGGGCTCAAGCATTGGAGCGTCTGCATCTAACCGCAGATCTGGCTCGGGAGCTAACAGTCACTCGATCGGGAGAGGCCCAATCCTGGTTGCGGTTAGCTGAGCACCTGGCCGAGGAGGACACGCTGGATGAACGGCTTGCTGCTGTAGATCAGGCGATTGAGCTCAATCCTTGCTATTGGGATGCCTATGATTTGAAGGCTCGGGTGTTGGCAGCCGCGGAGCGATTTGAGGATGCGATCGCAACCTGTACTCCCACCCAATTAGATGATGACTTACCCGTATCCTTGGCAGCTCGGGCCGCTTGGATTAAATACCAGCAAGGCAAGTTTGACGAGGCCATCCAAGACATGCAGGCTGTGGTTGCCAAAGACCCTGGCTATTATGCGGGATGGTATACCCTGGCCGATTGGTATCGGCAACAAAACAACCTAGAAGGATATCTAACTGCAGCGCAACAGCTGGTGCGGCTAGCTCCCAAAGATGCCATTTCGTGGGGATATCAGGGAGACGCTAAACACAAAACAGGGGATCGGTTAGGCGCGAAAGCAGATTTTCGCAAAGCCTTTGAACTAGATCCTGAATATAGCTTTGCAGGGTTGAGTCTATTTGATCTGGAATTAGAGGGCCTGGAGACTGAGTCAGCAGCAAAGACCCTAGCTCAATTAAGGGAGCAGGATAATGATGAATTTGTCTTGGCTCGTACCGTCCAGTTAGCAGCCAGACAAAATGACCTTAGTACTGCCACTCAAACCTTAGAGAAACTGTGTCTCTATCCCTGCGACTCTGAATGGCCCTTGAACACAGCCGTTGAGACTATGATTGCGGCTAATTGGACCACTCAAGCCCAAACCATTTTATTTGACGCCTTCCCTCAGCCCAAGGTCTATCCACAGGTCGGGCATCACTGGGTCTATTGTTGTGTCAAGCTGAAGCAGCAGAAATTTTGCCAGAAGCAATTACGTAAGTTCCATCCTGAAAATCCAGTCCAAAGACAGGCACTGATCACCTATATCCGAATTTTGTCTTATCGCAATTCTTCCGCTCCCCTGATGAAGTTTCTTAGGGCGAACCGTGACGTCTTGAGATCGCACACTGAAACCTGGGGCATCGTGGGGTATGCCTTATCAGAACGGAAAGAGCACAAAATCAATCTCAAATGGTTATCCGATTGGAAAAATCGTAGTGAGGTGCAGCCTTGGATGCTACTCAATCTGGTTCAATCATTCCAAGCAACCAAGGATCCTGCTAACGCTATCCCAGTCAGTCAATATGCCCTCACACTCCCAGACGATGATGGCACCCCAGTCCATCGGCTCTGGTTAGCTTATGCAGCGAGCTATGAAGGGCAGACTGCCAAAGCCAGTCAATATTTGCAGGACATTAATCCACAATATTTGGAAAAGGAATATCTGTTTCTTCAATATCTAGTGAAAGCCAATCTGGCGATTGACTGCCAAGAACTGCCCCGTCATCAGCGTATGGAACAAGCCAAGTTACATGTCCAGCAAGCGATGGCTGTGCATCCCGAGTTTCGAAGTCGTTTTTATTGGCAGCATGTTTTTTCGAATAGCGTGTGGAGAATTGCTAAACGGCGTCAAAGTATCAGCGGTTATATCTGGGCTCTCTCCCAAAGCATTCCACCCGATATCTTCTGGGCCATTATCTATCTACTGGGAACGTTCTTTTTTCTCATCCTCAAAATTATGAATCCGTGA
- a CDS encoding DUF58 domain-containing protein gives MHLIHKLASWLETHWAVPAYAGWVILGLTTFFLLAAANTLAGWLYVLGGLGLGLLLVSAVLPIKSLQGLEVERLPLVPVSVGESLNLGLKLSNSTKSAKSLLQVQDHPPKNLGAVTAHSIADIPSQATHTWTYTLQPEQRGVYRWQNVQLRSAAPLGLFWCRRSRPVKAKAIVYPQILPLQQCPLLDHSGHEQDRQRQAQQIGPHNNNEGVTRSIRPYRWGDPLRLVHWRTSARHNELRIRELEMFAGGQTLVIALDSSGNWQSDQFEQAVIAAASLYAYGQKHQDQVQLWTAQIGLQTGRQAILETLAQVQAGEVTVAPLPQQSVVWLTADPSGISALPPGSCWLFWPHPNTANGHQQGGQGLVIESDQPLQAQLQIPMTAAQRH, from the coding sequence ATGCATCTCATCCATAAACTCGCTTCTTGGTTAGAAACCCATTGGGCCGTGCCAGCCTATGCGGGTTGGGTAATCTTGGGCCTCACGACATTTTTTTTGCTAGCTGCGGCGAATACCCTAGCGGGCTGGTTATACGTTCTAGGGGGACTGGGGTTAGGGCTGTTATTGGTCTCTGCCGTTTTACCGATTAAGTCTTTGCAAGGGTTGGAGGTGGAGCGACTGCCCCTAGTGCCCGTTAGTGTGGGTGAATCCCTGAATTTAGGGTTAAAGCTGTCTAACTCGACCAAATCTGCGAAGTCCCTGTTACAGGTCCAGGACCACCCACCCAAAAATCTGGGAGCCGTCACCGCTCACAGCATTGCTGATATTCCTTCCCAAGCGACCCACACCTGGACCTATACCCTTCAACCGGAACAAAGGGGGGTCTATCGTTGGCAAAATGTACAGTTGCGAAGTGCGGCACCCTTAGGACTGTTTTGGTGTCGCCGGAGTCGCCCCGTCAAGGCCAAGGCGATTGTCTATCCCCAAATCTTGCCCTTACAGCAATGCCCCCTGCTAGATCATTCAGGTCATGAGCAAGATCGCCAGCGTCAAGCCCAACAGATTGGTCCCCACAACAATAATGAAGGGGTAACTCGGTCAATTCGCCCCTATCGCTGGGGTGACCCTCTGCGACTGGTCCATTGGCGCACCAGTGCCCGCCATAATGAACTGCGCATTCGCGAGCTGGAAATGTTTGCGGGGGGGCAAACCCTGGTCATTGCTTTGGATAGTTCTGGTAACTGGCAGTCTGATCAGTTTGAACAAGCGGTCATTGCCGCAGCGTCTCTCTATGCTTACGGCCAAAAGCATCAAGATCAGGTGCAGCTATGGACGGCCCAGATCGGGTTGCAAACGGGGCGACAAGCCATCTTAGAAACCCTCGCCCAAGTGCAAGCCGGAGAAGTGACGGTTGCGCCGCTTCCCCAACAGTCTGTTGTCTGGCTGACGGCTGATCCGAGTGGTATATCAGCATTACCGCCAGGAAGTTGTTGGCTATTTTGGCCGCATCCTAATACTGCAAATGGTCACCAACAGGGAGGCCAAGGGTTAGTCATTGAATCCGATCAGCCTTTACAAGCTCAGCTGCAAATCCCTATGACTGCTGCCCAGCGACACTGA
- a CDS encoding (Fe-S)-binding protein, which yields MTTSESPSSLQVTAANVDRPEQPAKPSASPEQSLIDSCVHCGFCLSTCPSYRVIGKETDSPRGRVYLMNGLNQGDFTLTDAAVGHFDTCLGCLACVTTCPSGVEYDQLITSTRAQIEQNYQRSLPQRLLRKMLFSLLPYPQRLRRLLGPLQLYQKLGLQTMVRQSGLLERVLPKSLVAMESLLPQIESQAFADPEPEIFPAQGKRRYRVGLILGCIQRLFLSEVNRATIRVLTANGCEVVIPKSQGCCAALPHHQGQVEQAQDLARQMIDSFADTDLDAVIVNASGCGHTLKEYGQILQDDAAYGERAQAFAHQVKDVQEFLDEVGLTTSLSPLQSDPLAVVYQDACHMLHGQKIQAQPRRLLQQIPGIELREPRDAFLCCGSAGVYNILQPEIAEELGQQKVQNLTQTGATLIASANVGCTMQIRKHLDEQDHTTPVLHPMQLLDCSIRGVSWSTAVGNAQDRTL from the coding sequence ATGACTACTTCTGAATCACCCAGCTCTTTGCAGGTGACTGCTGCGAACGTGGATCGGCCCGAGCAGCCAGCGAAGCCCTCTGCATCCCCTGAACAGTCTTTGATCGATAGCTGTGTTCATTGCGGGTTTTGTCTGTCCACCTGCCCCAGCTACCGGGTGATTGGTAAAGAAACCGATTCTCCTCGGGGTCGAGTCTATCTAATGAACGGTCTCAACCAGGGCGACTTTACCCTGACGGACGCTGCCGTTGGCCATTTTGATACCTGCTTAGGCTGTTTGGCCTGTGTGACCACTTGTCCATCTGGGGTCGAGTATGACCAGCTGATTACCTCAACCCGAGCCCAGATTGAACAGAACTATCAACGTAGCTTGCCTCAGCGATTACTGCGGAAAATGCTGTTTTCGTTACTGCCCTACCCTCAGCGATTACGACGACTGTTAGGACCATTGCAGCTCTACCAGAAACTAGGCTTGCAAACGATGGTGCGCCAGTCGGGGCTGCTGGAACGAGTCTTGCCCAAATCCCTCGTTGCGATGGAGTCCCTGCTTCCTCAAATTGAATCCCAAGCGTTTGCGGATCCAGAACCTGAAATCTTTCCTGCCCAGGGAAAACGCCGCTATCGTGTGGGCCTGATTTTGGGCTGTATCCAGCGGCTCTTTTTGTCTGAAGTCAATCGAGCTACCATTCGCGTGTTGACGGCAAATGGCTGCGAAGTGGTGATTCCCAAAAGTCAGGGTTGTTGTGCTGCCCTTCCCCACCACCAAGGCCAAGTTGAGCAGGCCCAAGATTTGGCCCGGCAGATGATAGATAGTTTTGCTGATACGGACTTGGATGCTGTAATTGTCAATGCGTCGGGCTGTGGCCATACCCTCAAGGAATATGGCCAAATCTTGCAGGACGATGCCGCCTATGGCGAACGCGCCCAAGCCTTTGCCCACCAAGTCAAAGATGTCCAAGAATTCCTGGATGAAGTAGGCTTAACCACCTCTTTGTCTCCCCTGCAGTCAGACCCCCTGGCTGTCGTCTATCAAGATGCCTGCCATATGCTGCATGGCCAGAAAATTCAGGCGCAGCCCCGCCGTCTCCTGCAGCAAATCCCCGGTATAGAACTCCGGGAACCCCGGGATGCCTTTCTCTGTTGTGGCAGTGCTGGGGTCTACAACATTCTCCAACCGGAAATCGCGGAAGAATTAGGGCAGCAAAAAGTGCAGAACCTCACCCAAACGGGGGCCACCTTAATTGCCTCAGCTAATGTGGGCTGTACCATGCAGATTCGCAAACATTTAGATGAACAGGACCATACGACTCCTGTGCTCCATCCTATGCAGCTGCTAGATTGCTCGATTCGGGGTGTTTCTTGGTCAACGGCTGTAGGGAATGCTCAAGACAGGACCCTTTAA
- a CDS encoding FAD-binding oxidoreductase gives MVLSTAALSQQLIPIVGPEQVLLLSETALLSPSEQIFDQASLPTHIVYPRTQPELAAVMAVAHQQRWRLLVCGQASKLHWGGLTQQIDLVVCTQRLNRVVAHATGDLTVTVEAGLSLATLQAELATFRQYVALDPAYPQTATLGGLIATRDGGSLRHRYGSLRDMCIGITFMRADGQSAKAGGRVVKNVAGYDLMKLMTGAFGTLGVISEVTLRLYPLPEASATVVVGGTESQITELTRTLLRSTLTPMAVDLLSPAVLPPGTVDGELVLAVRFQSLEESVVAQCDRILQQAQGLSSITLSADPDIDFWQQLTQQFWQTPQSSALVCKFGVLPAQSSKFLAQFDQYCQQQKIDGWGRIYAGSGTGVLRLEQEGIGKDPSPGVEWIRELRSHCQNAQGFLTVLDAPPALKRSLDVWGYPGNALASMKQLKQQFDPHNILNPDRFVGGI, from the coding sequence GTGGTTCTATCAACTGCTGCGCTTTCCCAACAACTGATCCCGATTGTTGGCCCTGAGCAGGTCTTGCTGTTATCTGAGACCGCCCTGCTCTCTCCCTCCGAACAGATTTTTGATCAAGCTTCCCTGCCGACCCATATTGTTTACCCTCGGACCCAACCCGAATTAGCTGCCGTGATGGCGGTTGCCCATCAACAGCGCTGGCGACTATTGGTATGTGGTCAAGCCAGCAAACTCCACTGGGGCGGCCTCACCCAGCAGATTGACTTGGTGGTCTGTACCCAGCGCCTCAATCGAGTGGTGGCCCATGCGACGGGTGACTTAACCGTAACCGTGGAAGCCGGACTCTCTTTGGCCACCCTGCAGGCTGAATTAGCGACGTTCCGACAATATGTTGCCCTGGATCCGGCCTATCCTCAAACGGCAACCCTGGGAGGACTGATCGCCACCCGTGATGGCGGCAGCTTACGGCATCGCTACGGCAGTTTAAGGGATATGTGTATTGGCATTACCTTTATGCGGGCGGACGGACAATCGGCCAAGGCAGGCGGTCGAGTCGTCAAAAATGTGGCCGGTTACGACTTAATGAAGTTAATGACTGGGGCCTTTGGCACCTTGGGGGTGATTTCTGAGGTCACCCTGCGTCTCTATCCCCTGCCGGAAGCGTCGGCAACGGTGGTGGTTGGTGGCACTGAATCCCAAATTACTGAGCTGACCCGAACCTTACTCAGAAGTACCTTGACCCCAATGGCGGTGGATTTGCTCTCTCCTGCAGTCTTGCCTCCAGGGACGGTAGACGGTGAGCTGGTCTTAGCGGTGCGCTTCCAAAGTTTAGAAGAGAGTGTGGTAGCCCAGTGCGATCGCATCCTGCAACAGGCCCAAGGATTATCTAGTATCACCCTCTCCGCCGACCCAGATATAGACTTTTGGCAACAGCTCACCCAGCAGTTTTGGCAAACGCCTCAATCATCAGCCCTAGTGTGCAAATTTGGCGTGCTGCCTGCTCAATCCTCCAAATTTCTGGCCCAGTTTGATCAGTATTGCCAACAACAGAAGATTGACGGTTGGGGACGAATTTATGCGGGGAGCGGCACGGGAGTTTTGCGATTAGAACAGGAAGGCATAGGCAAGGACCCCTCCCCTGGGGTTGAATGGATCCGGGAGTTGCGATCCCACTGTCAAAATGCCCAAGGATTTTTAACGGTTTTAGACGCGCCGCCAGCACTGAAGCGCAGCCTGGATGTATGGGGATATCCTGGCAACGCCCTCGCCAGTATGAAACAGCTCAAGCAGCAATTTGACCCTCACAATATTTTGAATCCCGATCGTTTCGTTGGTGGAATTTGA
- the acs gene encoding acetate--CoA ligase, whose amino-acid sequence MSQPTIESILQEQRLFQPPADLAAQAEIKSAEEYEQLYAKAEADPQAFWAELAEKELDWFEKWDTVLDWQPPFAKWFVGGKLNITYNCLDRHLKTWRRNKAALIWEGEPGDSRTLTYAQLHREVCQTANVLKQLGVGKGDRVGIYMPMVPEAAIAMLACARIGAPHTVVFGGFSAEALKDRLNDAEAKLVITADGGFRKDKAVPLKTAVDKALADNGAPSVKNVLVVQRTKADVTMASGRDHWWHELVPTASADCAPEPMDSEDMLFILYTSGTTGNPKGVVHTTGGYNLYTHMTCKWAFDLKDNDVYWCTADVGWITGHSYIVYGPLSNGATSLMYEGAPRASNPGCFWDVVEKYGVNIFYTAPTAIRAFIKLGDQHPQARDLSSLRILGTVGEPINPEAWIWYQQVIGGGKCPIIDTWWQTETGGFMITPLPGATATKPGSATRPFPGILADVVDLDGNPVADNEGGYLVVRHPWPSMMRTVYGDDDRFRRTYWEHIPPKDGKYVYFAGDGVRRDEDGYFWIMGRVDDVINVSGHRLGTMEIESALVSHPAVAEAAVVGRPDDLKGEDVFAFVTLENTHPPSDDLKVELKKHVVNEIGVIARPGEIRFADALPKTRSGKIIRRFLRNLASGEDIAGDASTMEDQSVLDKLRQGS is encoded by the coding sequence ATGTCACAACCCACGATTGAATCCATCCTGCAAGAACAGCGCCTGTTTCAACCGCCTGCAGACTTGGCGGCCCAGGCCGAAATCAAAAGTGCTGAGGAATATGAGCAGCTTTATGCCAAGGCAGAAGCTGATCCTCAAGCATTTTGGGCTGAACTCGCAGAGAAGGAACTGGACTGGTTTGAAAAATGGGATACGGTGCTGGACTGGCAGCCCCCCTTTGCCAAATGGTTTGTCGGGGGCAAGCTCAATATCACCTATAACTGCCTGGATCGTCACCTCAAAACCTGGCGACGCAACAAAGCCGCTCTAATTTGGGAAGGAGAGCCAGGGGATTCTCGCACCCTGACCTATGCCCAACTCCATCGGGAAGTCTGCCAAACCGCCAACGTTCTCAAGCAGCTGGGAGTGGGCAAGGGCGACCGGGTGGGTATTTATATGCCGATGGTACCGGAAGCTGCGATCGCAATGTTGGCTTGTGCCCGCATCGGTGCCCCCCATACCGTTGTCTTTGGTGGGTTTAGTGCGGAAGCCCTCAAAGATCGCCTCAACGATGCCGAAGCCAAGCTAGTAATTACCGCCGATGGTGGCTTCCGCAAAGATAAAGCCGTCCCTTTAAAAACAGCCGTCGACAAAGCATTAGCCGACAATGGTGCTCCCAGTGTTAAAAACGTGTTGGTGGTGCAGCGCACCAAAGCAGATGTGACGATGGCATCCGGTCGCGATCACTGGTGGCATGAGTTAGTACCGACGGCCTCAGCAGACTGCGCACCCGAACCCATGGACAGCGAAGATATGCTGTTCATTCTCTATACCAGTGGTACGACTGGAAACCCTAAAGGGGTGGTGCACACCACTGGCGGCTACAATCTCTACACCCATATGACCTGCAAGTGGGCCTTTGACCTCAAGGATAACGATGTCTACTGGTGTACGGCGGACGTGGGCTGGATTACTGGCCATAGCTATATTGTCTATGGCCCCTTATCCAATGGTGCTACCTCTCTGATGTATGAAGGGGCTCCTCGGGCTTCCAATCCAGGCTGTTTCTGGGATGTGGTGGAAAAATATGGGGTCAATATCTTTTATACCGCTCCCACCGCCATCCGAGCCTTTATTAAATTGGGCGATCAACATCCCCAAGCCCGCGACTTATCTTCTCTGCGAATTTTAGGCACCGTCGGTGAACCCATTAACCCGGAAGCCTGGATCTGGTATCAGCAGGTCATCGGCGGCGGCAAATGCCCGATCATTGATACCTGGTGGCAAACAGAAACTGGTGGCTTTATGATTACGCCCCTGCCGGGTGCAACTGCAACCAAGCCGGGCTCTGCCACCCGTCCCTTCCCAGGGATTTTGGCGGATGTTGTGGATTTGGACGGCAATCCTGTTGCAGACAATGAAGGGGGCTATTTAGTGGTGCGCCATCCCTGGCCCAGCATGATGCGCACGGTTTATGGGGATGACGATCGGTTCCGTCGCACCTACTGGGAACATATCCCTCCCAAAGACGGCAAGTATGTTTACTTTGCTGGAGATGGCGTCCGCCGAGACGAAGATGGGTACTTCTGGATCATGGGCCGCGTCGATGACGTGATCAATGTGTCCGGTCATCGCCTGGGTACAATGGAAATTGAATCGGCTCTGGTATCCCATCCAGCCGTAGCAGAAGCCGCCGTTGTCGGTCGTCCTGATGACCTCAAAGGGGAAGATGTGTTTGCCTTTGTCACTTTAGAAAATACCCATCCCCCCAGTGACGATCTCAAAGTTGAACTCAAGAAGCATGTGGTCAATGAGATTGGCGTAATTGCTCGTCCCGGCGAGATTCGCTTTGCTGATGCCTTACCCAAAACCCGCTCTGGCAAGATTATTCGGCGGTTTTTGCGGAACTTAGCTAGCGGTGAGGACATTGCTGGCGATGCGTCCACTATGGAAGACCAAAGTGTTCTAGACAAACTCCGGCAAGGATCCTAG